GGACGGCCAGTCTCCAGACCTCGCTGCACCGTTCGCAGTCCATCGGGTCGATGATCCGCGGGGGCTCGGGCGAGGCCGTGCAGCTGATGCTCCAGGGGGAGGGGTTCGTCGTCGTACGGCCGAGCGAGGCCACACCGCAGAAGGCCCAACAGCACTGAGACGGGCCTCCGGTGGCCGGCCCACCGGAGGCCCGGCCCCCGCGTTCGGGCGTCCGTTCCCGTCCACGTATGGGGGCTCCGCCCCCTCGCCCCCCTTCGTCCGCAAACGCCGGACGGGCTGAAGTAATTCAGCCCCTCCGGCGTTTGAGGACCGGGGGTTCGGGGGCGCAGCCCCTGAGGCGTGGACGAAAAACGCCCACCCCTTCCCCCGCGGAGCCCCCTTCACTCGTCCGTTCACGCGATGGTGCGATCATCGCCTGCCGCACGGATGCCCCCGGACAACCCCGGGTAGGCCCGCCGCATGACGCAGCCGTTCGAACTTCCCCACTTCTACACGCCGTACCCCGCACGGCTGAACCCGCACCTGGACGAGGCCCGCACCCACACCACCGAGTGGGCCCGCGGCATGGGCATGCTGGAGGGCTCCGGCATCTGGGAGCAGGCCGACCTCGACGCCCACGACTACGGACTGCTGTGCGCGTACACGCACCCCGAATGCGACGGGCCCGCCCTCTCCCTCATCACCGACTGGTACGTGTGGGTCTTCTTCTTCGACGACCACTTCCTGGAGACCTTCAAGCGCGGCCAGGACCGGGCCGGCGGCAAGGCCTACCTGGACCGCCTGCCGCTCTTCATGCCGCTCGACCTCGCGACCGCCGTGCCCGAGCCGCGGAACCCGGTCGAGGCGGGCCTCGCCGACCTGTGGGCCCGTACGGTCCCCGCGATGTCGATGGGATGGCGCCGGCGGTTCGCCGAGTCCACCGAGCATCTGCTCAACGAGTCGATGTGGGAGCTGTCCAACATCAACGAAGGGCGGATCGCGAACCCCGTCGAGTACATCGAGATGCGCCGCAAGGTGGGCGGCGCCCCCTGGTCGGCGGGGCTCGTGGAGTACGCGACGGCGGAGGTCCCCGACCAGGTCGCCCGCTCACGGCCGATGCGCGTGCTGATGGAGACCTTCTCCGACGCGGTCCACCTGCGCAACGACCTCTTCTCGTACCGGCGCGAGGTCGAGGAGGAGGGCGAGCTGAGCAACGGCGTGCTCGTCCTGGAGACGTTCTTCGGCTGTACGACGCAGGAGGCCGCCGACACCGTCAACGACGTCCTCTCCTCCCGGCTGTACCAGTTCGACCACACCGCGCTCACCGAAGTGCCCGCGCTGGCCCTGGAGAAGGGCCTCACACCCGAAGAGGTACGGGCCGTCGCCGCGTACACGCGAGGGCTGCAGGACTGGCAGGCGGGCGGCCACGAGTGGCACCTGCGGTCCAGCCGGTACATGAACGAGGGAGCGCTCAAGTCGTCGCCGCTGGACGGCCTCACCGGCCTCGGCACCTCCGCCGCCGACGTCGGCGCGCTGCTCGCCGCGGCCGGCGCCGAGCGGCTGCGCGCGTACACGCACGTGCCGTTCCAGAAGGTGGGGCCCTCCCTGCTGCCCGACTTCTACATGCCGTTCCAGGTCCGCCTCAACGCCGGCCTGGACGGGGCCCGCCGGCGCATCACCCCGTGGGCGCACAGCATGGGCATCCTCCAGGAGGGCGTCTGGGACGAGGACAAGCTCACCGCCTACGACCTGCCGCTGTGCTCGGCGGGACTCGATCCCGACGGCACGCCCGAGGCGCTGGACCTGAGCGCCCAGTGGCTCGTGTGGGGGACGTACGGCGACGACTACTACCCGATGGTGTTCGGCAACCGCAGGGACCTGGCCGCGGCGAAACTGTGCACCGCACGGCTCTCCGCCTGCATGCCCGACGACGGGCAGGAGATCCCGCCCCCGGCCAACGCGATGGAGCGCGCACTCGCCGACCTCTGGCTGCGCACCACGGCCAGGATGACGCCGGACGCGCGCCGCACCCTGCGGGCCTCGGTGGAGGTCATGACGGAGAGCTGGGTGTGGGAGCTGTCCAACCAGCTCCAGAACCGCGTCCCCGACCCCGTCGACTACCTGGAGATGCGCCGCGCGACCTTCGGCTCCGACCTCACCATGAGCCTGTGCCGGCTGGGCCACGGCCCCGCGGTACCGCCGGAGGTCTACCGCAGCGGCCCCGTCCGGGCCCTGGAGAACGCGGCGATCGACTACGGGATGCTCATCAACGACGTCTTCTCGTACCAGAAGGAGATCGAGTACGAGGGCGAGGTGCACAACCTCATCCTCGTCGTGCAGAACTTCTTCGGCTGCGACTACCCGAAGGCGCTCGGCATCGTCCACGACCTGATGACCCAGCGCATGCGGCAGTTCGAGCATGTCGCCGCCCATGAGTTCCCCGTCCTGTACGAGGACTTCGACCTCTCCGACGAGGCCCGCGGGATCATGGAGGGCTATGTCGTGGAGCTGCAGAACTGGATGGCCGGCATCCTGAAGTGGCACTACGACTGCCGGCGGTACGGAGCCGCCGACCTGGCCCGCCGGGCCCACGGCTTCGTGCCGGGGCAGCTCCCGGAGCTGCCGTTCGGCGGTGTCCGGCGGACCGCCACGGCCGCGGTCCGCTGAGCCGGGGCGCAGGACGGGCAAGCGGTATCACCCGTTCGGGGATCGTCGCGAGCAGGTACGGAGGGTAGGGCTCCGGCCGGAGGCGATCCATGGAACAGACAGTGCTGCGTCCCAAGCCGATGCCGGGTCAGGAACCGGGCGGCGGCGACCGCTCGTCCGGTCGGGTCCACCGCCCGCCCGCCTCGCGGCGGCGCGGGCGACGGCTCAGGACCCTGGTGTCCGGCCTCTTCGTCGGGACGGTCCTCGTGCTGTCGGGGGTCGGGCTCGGCACCGTGGGCGCCACGGTGATCGGTATGAGCAGGCTCGCCGAGGCGAACGAACGGGCGGGTGCCCGGGAGCCGTCCGCCGCGTCCGCGAAGGCCGGCACCGACGAGTCCGGTCCGGGCGGCGGGAGTTCGGCCGCGCTCGCCGGTCCTTCCGGGCACCCGCGGCCCTCGTCACCCGCCGTCCGGACCGCGGAGCGGCCGACGCTGGGTGTGGAGGCCGTCGACGCGTCCGGCGGCCCGGGCGCGCTCCTGGTCGCCGTGCACGTCCCCGGGCCCGGCCACACCGCGGGCCTCGTACGGGGTGATGTGCTGCTTGCCCTCGGCGCGACCCGCGTCGACTCCGCCGCCGACCTCGCACGGGCCGTCGCCGCCGCGCGGCCCGGCGAGCCGGTCGGCCTCACCCTGCGGCACGCGAACGGCGGCCGGCAGCAACTGTCGGTGACCCCGGGCGTCATCACGTGACAGGCACCGCCACCCGGAAGGGAGGTCCCGGGCCGGTGTGCGGGTCGGCGCAGGTCTGCGGCCGGGTGCTGTCGGTCCTCGGCGGTCGGCCGATCCTGGGCGGCCGACGCGTTCGAAAGATTCGGAAGAAGCGCCCCCGACGGCTCGCGTCACCTCCGCCGTCCGGGCAGGATGCTGCCCGTGGCCCCTTCGCACCCGCGGCTCACCCCGCACCCCGCCCCGTACCCCGCCCCAGGGATCGACCCACGGAGGACCGG
This sequence is a window from Streptomyces ortus. Protein-coding genes within it:
- the cyc2 gene encoding germacradienol/geosmin synthase Cyc2; this translates as MTQPFELPHFYTPYPARLNPHLDEARTHTTEWARGMGMLEGSGIWEQADLDAHDYGLLCAYTHPECDGPALSLITDWYVWVFFFDDHFLETFKRGQDRAGGKAYLDRLPLFMPLDLATAVPEPRNPVEAGLADLWARTVPAMSMGWRRRFAESTEHLLNESMWELSNINEGRIANPVEYIEMRRKVGGAPWSAGLVEYATAEVPDQVARSRPMRVLMETFSDAVHLRNDLFSYRREVEEEGELSNGVLVLETFFGCTTQEAADTVNDVLSSRLYQFDHTALTEVPALALEKGLTPEEVRAVAAYTRGLQDWQAGGHEWHLRSSRYMNEGALKSSPLDGLTGLGTSAADVGALLAAAGAERLRAYTHVPFQKVGPSLLPDFYMPFQVRLNAGLDGARRRITPWAHSMGILQEGVWDEDKLTAYDLPLCSAGLDPDGTPEALDLSAQWLVWGTYGDDYYPMVFGNRRDLAAAKLCTARLSACMPDDGQEIPPPANAMERALADLWLRTTARMTPDARRTLRASVEVMTESWVWELSNQLQNRVPDPVDYLEMRRATFGSDLTMSLCRLGHGPAVPPEVYRSGPVRALENAAIDYGMLINDVFSYQKEIEYEGEVHNLILVVQNFFGCDYPKALGIVHDLMTQRMRQFEHVAAHEFPVLYEDFDLSDEARGIMEGYVVELQNWMAGILKWHYDCRRYGAADLARRAHGFVPGQLPELPFGGVRRTATAAVR
- a CDS encoding S1C family serine protease; its protein translation is MEQTVLRPKPMPGQEPGGGDRSSGRVHRPPASRRRGRRLRTLVSGLFVGTVLVLSGVGLGTVGATVIGMSRLAEANERAGAREPSAASAKAGTDESGPGGGSSAALAGPSGHPRPSSPAVRTAERPTLGVEAVDASGGPGALLVAVHVPGPGHTAGLVRGDVLLALGATRVDSAADLARAVAAARPGEPVGLTLRHANGGRQQLSVTPGVIT